The following proteins come from a genomic window of Dysidea avara chromosome 12, odDysAvar1.4, whole genome shotgun sequence:
- the LOC136241832 gene encoding intraflagellar transport protein 80 homolog isoform X1, translating to MDLKGGLVIIIQQAEQHFLLVDSVSGLQLISYEGRHICSIKQLGLLPDSLNPHTVTVCNDTVCILDQKDEKIVDMFDALTGKPLGTFSSSGKSLKHNTELLTIALDYRGPSATRQLILLDKNHDLYITPVRSFGSTGKTTSIGCLGCL from the exons ATGGACCTTAAAGGAGGTTTGGTGATAATTATTCAACAAGCAGAACA ACATTTCTTGTTGGTGGATAGTGTGAGTGGCCTACAGTTGATCTCTTATGAG GGTCGTCACATTTGCTCCATCAAACAACTTGGTTTACTACCAGACTCACTCAACCCTCACACAGTGACTGTGTGTAATGACACAGTGTGTATTCTGGATCAGAAGGATGAGAAAA TTGTTGACATGTTTGATGCCCTCACTGGTAAGCCACTGGGTACATTCTCCTCATCAGGGAAGTCACTAAAACACAACACTGAGTTGTTGACAATTGCACTTGATTATCGTGGTCCCTCAGCTACCCGACAACTGATCCTACTAGATAAGAACCATGACCTCTACATCACACCTGTGAGGAGCTTTGGTAGTACCGGCAAGACAACTAGTATTG
- the LOC136241832 gene encoding intraflagellar transport protein 80 homolog isoform X2 produces MDLKGGLVIIIQQAEQHFLLVDSVSGLQLISYEGRHICSIKQLGLLPDSLNPHTVTVCNDTVCILDQKDEKIGTQSLKIAIHKDQIVYHNYSKNQLLTVMITELRYCSEIGHSNSIIKCFN; encoded by the exons ATGGACCTTAAAGGAGGTTTGGTGATAATTATTCAACAAGCAGAACA ACATTTCTTGTTGGTGGATAGTGTGAGTGGCCTACAGTTGATCTCTTATGAG GGTCGTCACATTTGCTCCATCAAACAACTTGGTTTACTACCAGACTCACTCAACCCTCACACAGTGACTGTGTGTAATGACACAGTGTGTATTCTGGATCAGAAGGATGAGAAAA TAGGAACCCAGTCACTAAAAATTGCAATACACAAAGACCAGATTGTATACCATAACTACTCTAAAAATCAATTGCTAACGGTTATGATCACAGAACTCAGATATTGTAGTGAAATTGGACATAGCAATAGTATAATTAAGTGCTTCAATTGA